A genomic segment from Vidua macroura isolate BioBank_ID:100142 chromosome Z, ASM2450914v1, whole genome shotgun sequence encodes:
- the PTGER4 gene encoding prostaglandin E2 receptor EP4 subtype: MSFDPTIMPPANGSANGTASGAEGGKPPTIPTVMFIFGVVGNLIAIVVLCKSRKEQKETTFYTLVCGLAVTDLLGTCLVSPVTIATYLQNQWPGGAALCEYSSFILLFFGLSGLSIICAMSIERYLAINHAYFYNHYVDKKLAGLTLFAIYASNVLFCALPSMGLGKSTLQYPYTWCFIDWRTNVSTHAAYSYMYAGFSSFLILVTVICNILVCVALIRMHRQFMRRTSLGTDTTSSRLSDFRRRRSFRRMAGAEIQMVILLIATSLVVVICSIPLVVRVFVNQLYRPESVEDVRQNPDLQAIRIASVNPILDPWIYILLRKTVLSKAIEKIKCLFCRIGGARRQHSGGNFNCVDGRRTSSAVSSQSPSFISRELREISSTSQTLLYPPELSESSVGGRMLLPGPSASSAQSDTTSVRTLQSSDTSDSSQGHDSESVFLVSEISSGGGASSAPKSGPLQVTFPTETLNLSEKCI, translated from the exons ATGTCATTCGACCCCACCATCATGCCACCTGCGAACGGCTCCGCCAACGGGACTGCCAGCGGGGCCGAAGGCGGGAAGCCCCCCACTATCCCCACTGTCATGTTCATCTTCGGCGTGGTGGGCAACCTCATAGCCATCGTGGTGCTCTGCAAGTccaggaaggagcagaaggagaCCACTTTCTACACACTGGTCTGTGGACTGGCAGTCACAGATCTCTTGGGGACCTGCCTGGTGAGTCCGGTCACAATTGCCACTTATCTGCAGAACCAAtggccaggaggagctgcactGTGTGAGTACAGTtctttcatcctcctcttctttGGGCTCTCTGGCCTCAGCATTATCTGTGCCATGTCTATAGAGAGGTACCTGGCCATCAATCATGCCTATTTCTACAACCATTACGTAGACAAGAAGCTGGCAGGACTCACCCTCTTTGCCATCTACGCTTCCAACGTGTTGTTCTGCGCCCTCCCCAGCATGGGGCTCGGCAAATCTACTTTGCAGTACCCTTACACTTGGTGTTTCATAGACTGGCGAACAAACGTGTCCACCCATGCAGCATATTCCTACATGTACGCGGGCTTCAGCTCCTTCCTGATCCTGGTGACTGTGATCTGCAACATCCTGGTGTGTGTGGCCCTCATTCGCATGCACCGCCAGTTCATGCGCCGCACGTCCTTGGGGACAGACACCACCTCCAGCCGTTTATCTGACTTTCGCAGACGCCGGAGCTTCCGTCGGATGGCTGGAGCAGAAATCCAGATGGTTATTCTGCTCATTGCCACTTCCCTGGTCGTGGTCATCTGCTCCATTCCTCTGGTG GTCCGTGTCTTCGTGAACCAGCTGTACCGACCTGAATCGGTGGAAGATGTCAGGCAAAACCCTGACCTGCAAGCCATCCGCATTGCCTCGGTGAACCCCATTTTGGACCCGTGGATCTACATCCTCCTCCGCAAGACTGTGCTCAGCAAAGCCATCGAAAAGATCAAATGCCTCTTCTGCCGCATTGGAGGAGCGCGGAGGCAGCACTCGGGGGGCAACTTCAACTGCGTGGATGGGCGCAGGACCTCCTCTGCCGTGTCCAGCCAGTCGCCCTCCTTCATCTCGCGCGAGCTGAGGGAGAtcagcagcacctcccagaCGCTGCTGTACCCTCCGGAGCTGAGCGAGAGCAGTGTCGGGGGCCGCATGCTGCTCCCGGGCCCCAGCGCCAGCTCTGCTCAGTCCGACACCACATCCGTAAGGACACTGCAGAGCTCTGACACCTCGGACTCCTCACAGGGACACGACTCCGAGAGCGTCTTCCTGGTGAGCGAAATCAGCTCTGGTGGCGGGGCCAGCTCTGCACCCAAGAGTGGCCCTCTCCAGGTCACCTTCCCCACAGAGACATTGAATTTGTCAGAAAAGTGCATATAG